In Eriocheir sinensis breed Jianghai 21 unplaced genomic scaffold, ASM2467909v1 Scaffold939, whole genome shotgun sequence, the sequence GTTAGTTCACGTATTATTTCCCCATTTCGTAACATAATCTATCACCTTGCGTCCATTTCTTTCCCAgtagttctttgtatttttccagcagtttgtcattttcttttctgttcctgtCCAAGAGATTTTGCCATaattcagaggaaggaggaagcacgctggtctgttgtgtttcatctcgtaatgtccttttcgtaatttccagcagcagcttccaattatgttttcactttgtgtcactttgtatcttccagaggtttgcgattatgctgttacttactgtctggaaatgctgccttcgttgtgaggatggaagaagtagctacatattatcctctgtattagtatagctacacactattattccatgatgtaatctattgcaatgtatcttttgtactttccagcagcctgcaatcatgcctttccttcctgtattaattgtgaggatggaagaagtagctacatatcatcctctGTATATACTAATAGAAGTAACTACACTATTATCCCATAttgtaatctattgcaatgtatctttttgtactttccagcagcctgcaatcatgcccttccttcctgtattaattgtgaggatggaagaagtagctacatatcatcctTAGTATGTACTATTAGAGGTAGGTACATACTTTCCATACTGTAATCTATCgtaatgtattgtattgtattttccagcagcctgcaatcatgcccttccttcctgtcttgatcttccaacactcagttctaagcacacaagcacatgttatcttattccacccctttgttcttcctcccttcctcagtatctaacctttccttgttGGTTTCCATGAATAAGTTTTTTCCTTATTGAGTATGTCTTCCTAATGTAACTATTGgtctatgttttttgtttgtttgttctagtccacacacacacacacacacacacacacacacacacacatgcatacagacacacaccagaattggtttgggaattttattttctcatcagcTTCCTGTCTACCCCTGTCTGCCTGTAGAACCAGAAggccctcttggacggccccagcccattagcggaacgggcgaattttatttatagtggctgccatgatgtgACTCCTGCTTCATTTACTGCCCTCAGCTGTTTATTTTACCATAGAAAAAGTGTAGGCATACATtcagggaggcagtggctgagtggttagcgtgccagccTCGCATTCGGTGCGTTGTCCATGAAGGTTCTAATCCGActctaaccacctgggatttttcagtcaccgccaagtggcctaagactacccacatgctgtcctgaagaccacctatcaacccagactctagaagaagctctgcagcacaagtggaatcaagaatgagctccggggggcagcatgagccaataataataatggcaccactataaacaattgcctgcgccatgacgggctagggccgaccatcaggctcacatggattagcctaccggcgctgtaggccacatgtaagaaaaaaaaaaaaaaaaaacttcaaaatgtcgtatgtatacatatttcttaacccgtccgctgcaattggcacggcttttgccttcactggtaacctggtaacataattatactcccaggcctttctctgcctctgtggttgatagtggagtgtttcccatgtggtactggcatggtggatatcccttcactggtagcctggtaacatacactcccaggcctttctctgcctctgtggtggatagtggagtgtttcccatgtggtattggtgtgctggatatcccttcgctggtagcctggtaacatacactcctaggcctttctctgcctctatggtggatagtggagtgtttcctatgtggtattggtgtgctggatatcccttcaccggtagcttggtaacatacactcctaggtctttctctccctctctggtggatagtggagtgtttcccatgtggtactggtgtgctggatatcccttcactggtagcctggtaacatacactcccaggccattctctgcctctgtggtggatagtggagtgtttcccatgtggtattggtgtgctggatatacatacaatggtagcctggtaaaataaatatactcccaggcctttctctgcctctgtggtggatagtggagtgttacccatgtggtattggtgtgctggatatcccttcactggtagcctggtaacatataatcccaggtctttctctgcctctgtggtggatagtggagtgtttcccatgtggtattggtatgttggatatccattcactggtagcctggtaacatacactaccaggtctttctctgcctctgtggtggatagtggagtgttacccatgtggtattggtgtgctggatatccattcactggtagcctggtaacagaaacgcccaggtctttctctgcctctgtggtggatagtggagtgtttcctatgtggtatttgtgtgctggatatcccctcactggtagcctggtaacatacactcccaggtctttatctgcctctgtggtggatattggcgtgtttcccatgtggtattggtgtgctggatatcccttcactggtagcctggtaacatacactcccaggtctttctctgcctctgtggtggatagtggagtgttacccatgtggtattggtgtgctggatatccagtcactggtagcctggtatcatacactcccaggtctttctctgcctctgtggtggatattggcgtgtttcccatgtggtattggtgtgctggatatcccttcactggtagcctggtaacatacactcccaggtctttctctgcctctgtggtggatagtggagtgttaccaatgtggtattggtgtgctggatatccattcactggtagcctggtaacatacactcccaggtctttctctgcctctgtggtggatagtggagtgtttctcatgtggtattggtgtgctggatatcccttcactggtagcctggtaacatacactcccaggcctttctctgcctctgtggtggatagtggagtgtttcccatgtggtattggtgtgctggatattcctttagtggtagcttggtaacatacactcccaggtctttctctgcctctgtggtggatattggagtgtttcccatgtggtattggtgtgctagatatcccttcactggtagtctggtagcatacactcccaggtctttctctgcctctgtggtggatagtggagtgttacccatgtggtattggtgtgctggatatccattcactggtagcctggtaacatacactcccaggtctttctctgcctctgtggtggatattggcgtgtttcccatgtggtattggtgtgctggatattctttcagtggtagcctggtaacatacactcccaggtctttctctgcctctgtggtggatagtggagtgtttcccatgtggatttggtgtgctggatatcccttcactggtagcctggtaacatacactccaaggtctttctctgcctctgtggtggatagtggagtgtttcccatgtggatttggtgtgctggatatcccttcactggtagcctggtaacatacactccacggtctttttctgcctctgtggtggatagtgaagtgtttcccatgtggtattggtgagctggatatcccttcactggtagcctggtaacatacactcccaggtctttctctacttctgtggtggatattggagtgtttcccatgtggtattggtgtgctggatatcccttcactggtagcctggtaacatacactcccaggtctttctctgcctctgtggtggatagtggagtgtttcccatgtagtattggtgagctggatatcccttcacaggtagcctggtaacatataatcccaggtctttctctgcctctgtggtggatagtggagtgtttcccatgtggtattggtatgttggatatcccttcactggtagcctggtaacatacactcccaggtctttctctgcctctgtggtggatattggagtgtttcccatgtggtattggtgtgctggatatcccttcagtggcagcctggtaacatacactcccaggtctttctctgcctctgtggtggatagtagagcgtttcccatgtggtattggtgtgctggatatcccttcactggtagcctggcaacatacactcccaggtctttctctgcctctgtggtggatattggtgtgtttcccatgtggtattggtgtgttggatatcccttcagtggtagcctggtaacatacactcccaggtctttctctgcctctgtggtggatagtggagtgtttctcatgtggtattggtgtgctggatatcccttcagtgttagcctggtaacatacactcccaggtctttctctgcctctgtggtggatagtggagtgtttcccatgcggtattggtgtgctggatatcccttcactggtagcctggtaacatacactcccaggtctttctctgcctctgtggtggatagtggagtgtttcccatgtggtatgtgctggatatcccttcactggtagcctggtaacatacactcccaggtctttctctccctctgtggtggatagtggagtgtttcccatgtggtattggtgtgctggatatcccctcccaaggttcagaactttacatttttcctcattgcattgtagcagccactttttgttccactcctatatctttttgatgtcttcttgtaggaaatccacagtcaaggggttaaaaataggCCTTTCTGACAAACTGTTGCAATTTTTATAACACTCTTACTTCCCTTATAAGATTATATTACGTTGTTTGTctgtccacaacacaagtcctatagcaatacttcctctccacaacacaagtcctacagcaatacttcctctccacaacacaagtcctacagcaatacttcctctccacaacacaagtcctacagcaatacttcctctccacaacacaagtcctacagcaatacttcctctccacaacacaagtcctacagcaatacttcctctccacaacacaagtcctacagcaatacttcctctccacaacacaagtcctacagcaatacttcctctatacaacacaagtcctacagcaatacttcctcccaacaacacaagtcctatagcaatattcctctccacaacacaagtcctacagcaatacttcttctccacaacacaagtcctacaacaATACAAGGATCGTAATGTTACGTCTACGTAAAGACGAGAAATAAGCAAACAGTGAGTGCTGGGCTGACGTAACCTTGCCTCGACGCACAGAGATCAAAGTGTGAATTGAAGTTACTTAAACAAACATCTCGTAAGTAAGGTTgacaaattatattccatcagtttaaatgacataatcttccctatacatacagatcaaggtaacatatgaaatgaggttacttatacaaacatctcgtagGTAAAGTTGGCGTAACTTATATTGTGGTAGTTTAAATGACATAATCTTCTGTATACATACAGGTCAAAGTAACATACGACATACGAgttaattgaggttacttatacaaacataccagtgaattgaggttacttatacaaacataccagtgaattgaggttacttatacaaacataccagtgaattgaggttacttatacaaacataccagtgaattgaggttacttatacaaacataccagtgaattgaggttacttatacaaacataccagtgaattgaggttacttatacaaacataccagtgaattgaggttacttaaacaaacataccagtgaattgaggttacttatacaaacataccagtgaattgaggttacttaaacaaacataccagtgaattgaggttacttatacaaacataccagtgaatttaagttacttatacaaacatgccagtgaattgaggttacttatacaaacacctcgcaggttaaggttgacataacttatatatcgttagtttaagagacgtaatcttgcctatacgtacagagatcaaaataacatatctcgagggtagggttcacgtaacttgtatttcattagtttaaggttacgtatacttacaataacatcgtaaagagggaaagaataaaggaaagaaagaaggtgtgttgaaaggtcatcttatcgcctacaaacacctagagacaaacattggggtgagggagggaagggtagcacacacacacacacacacacacacacacacacacacacacacacacacaaatgaaattataaacaccaacccacataccccaatcaaacacctccacactaaacatcctttttcgaccgtccatgttgagagaggaggaggaggcggaggaggaggagacgagagtagacgtggagccgccagcgatggagttggcggctgttcctccgtccttcccttcggcggctgcggcgggtgacttcttggctagggtaagggaggataggttaagttaggagacattaggtaaggctaggtgaggttaagttaggggaggtcatgtagttttatcttttagggttcaagggcaataaaacaaaaaaggcataaaaaacactaggtcctgcccctgaccagagagaaggaaaaatgacaacggggcataattaccagtgagggggcgagtctctcaaacttgtcgcccaccatccagtgattgtacctggcgaacagcatcatgagagccaggaccaggttggcaaactgcttcacacactctgaaagacacagaaactgctcagcaaggactgtgcggcatcctcaacacttcccctcacatcaactctttccaaaggccaagaaaaggtatcaattgcattctaatgacatgaggtaatccagctttccagacagagcaacagatcaaaaatagacaaactatgtagaggaagcattagtttgagaaggctataagaaaatccagctttccagacagacaacagatcaaaaatagacaaactatgtagaggaagcattagtttgagaaggctataagaaaatccagctttccagacagagcaacagattgaaaatagacaaactatgtagacatcttttccaaaatttcaaaatggcgcaccttcaccctgcctcggagtcccgCCTGGGGTGACCACTCTATATACtatgatcaatagttttaagcctgtaaagaataaccattgtataaaatggaaataaagtttctgattctgattcctctcccttcccttccctatcctttcctttccctttccatcccttccgttcccttccttgaccttccgttcccttctcctctcttcaatttcctttcctctctcttccctttccttccttgaccttcccttctgttccttgaccttcccttctcttcccttcccttccttgaccttcccttctcttcccttcccttccttgaccttcccttctcttcccttccctttctcagccttcccttcctttcctctcccttcccttccgttcccttccctcactcacctcagcACTGCTCTTCAGAGGGTTGGTCAAGTTATACACAAGctcggaggagtggaagatgcaCTGGTGAGGAGGCTGGAAGACCACGAGGGGCGGCGCCAGGCTCACCATTAGGCTGGGGAGGTACACGTGTTCCCCCTTGTTGCTTGCTGTCACCTCAAGCCGGTTGATCTTGCCTATGATGACCGAACTGTTATtgctggaaagtgaggttaagataagattacaagtgaagtttgaggaCTTGAACAGAGCTTGAGAACTTTGACACAGCTTAACTGATCGCATCTTAACACACATTCGCATCCCATCCCCCTCGGACCAAACTGTTATTcctggaaagtgaggttaagacaagAGAAAGTTTGAGGATGGGAGACTTGAACAGAGCTTCAGAACTTTGACGCAGCTTAACTGATGGCATTCCATCCCCCTCAGACTGAACTGTTATtgctggaaagtgaggttaagacaagattacaagtgaagtttgaggaTGGAAGACTTGAACAGAGCTTGAGAACTTTGACACAGCTGAACCAATCGCATCTTAACACAcattctcctcccatccccctcggACTCACCCATCCAGGAACGCCACCTCGGTCTGCATGTCCACTTTGCACACCTCCTCCTTGCACCCCTTGGCTATGCTCACCACCATCTCCGCGCTGTTGAGAGCGtacgggttgagagagagagagagagagagagagagagagagagagagagagagagagagagagagaactatcactacaagctacagaaacccagagacagagacagacagagaccaaatgagaagtagacataaaacagccattatcaagacacctctccaccacaaattgacctctctcttggccactctttactttcgtctattatggcagcggtgagtagcgggccttttttttctatgcactttttgttgcccttgagccgtctcctttgttgtaaaaataaataaaagctacagaaatccagagagagacagagacagacaaagacacagagagacagacacacagacagagagagaaaatgagaagcaaataaaacatcaagagagacagagacacacagggagggaaaatgagagaaaaacagagacaaagacatagagagacccagacagagagagagaaaatgagaagcaaattaataaaacaaccagacacacagacatagacagacccatcaattaaaagccacaaccagagatagagacagagagacatgcgaaaaaagaaaaaacagggtcgccaactcaccaatcagctccagggacgaggagttcaggagaccgtactcaagcctcataatgatgtcaccgtccgggtcctgcttgtccttctgcaaacaccaccaacagcgaggTAAAAAAAGTCCCCGAGTCAAAtcctaccacaccacaccacaccacaccacacatcacaccacaccatacccagccacaccacaccatacccagccgcaccacaccacaccatacccagccacaccacacaccacaccaaacccagctgcaccacacaccacacccagccgcacgacacaccacaccacaccatacccagccgcaccacacaccacaccacaccaaacccagccgcaccacacaccacaccacaccacaccacaccaccccacaccacacaccacaccatgccacaccaccccacaccacagcacacaccacaccacaccacaccacaccacaccacaccacaccacacaccacactgcaccacaccacacaccacacccagccgcaccacaccacaccacacccagccgcaccacacaccacacccagcctcaccacacaccacaccacaccataccacacccagccccaccacacaccacaccatacccagccgcaccacacacaccatacacagacacaccacaaacaacacccagtaacaccacacaccatacaccatacccagccacaccacaccacacccagccacaccacattactctccttttccttccttgggatttccttcccttgctctgccttccctttccttcccttcccgttcttgggctagccttcccttccctactgcagccttgccttcctctctcttcccttcctctccctcccatccccttccctaccttggtcactatcactactgtaggcagacacacttcagaagtggatcttcatgtgcctggcaatgtctctctttgtcttaaagagctttccacaaacatcacacttgaactctctaaggccatagtgcctgaagacgtgTTCATTGAGTGtctgcttcacactgaacctcttcccacactcttcacactcatgactttttacaccagtgtgtgtaagggtgtgtgtatcaaggtgactcttcaggatgaatagtttcccacattccttacattcatagttcttcacaccagtgtgtgtaagggtgtgtctatcaagggtactcttccggatgaattttttcccacattccttacattcatagttcttcacaccagtgtgtgtaagggtgtgtgtatcaaggtgacccttcagggtgaatagtttcccacattccttacattcatagttcttcacaccagtgtgtgtaagggtgtgtctatcaaggtgacccttcagggtgaatagtttcccacattccttacattcatagttcttcacaccagtgtgtgtaagggtgtgtgtatcaagggtactcttctggatgaatagtttcccacattccttacattcatacttcttcacaccagtgtgtgtaaaggtgtgatatctgaggcctccCCTTGTGattaattcttttccacactccagacacacaaacttcctctctcctttgttgctggagttgccagcaaCAAGTTGCTTCAACTGGTGACCACTGACCTCCtgcccctgcagcagtctgctcctgcttgtcctggccactcatgctgctgtccagccctgcagatgAGGCGGCCCCAACCTTTGCAGCGGCTGAGTGTGTTGCtgttgtcctcgttctttccttgttctcttttcctctacacACCGGAGGCCTAGGGTCCGTGGTCGTGGTCGAGGGTGGACGTGCCCGTGAGAGctctgtaaaagtgaaggaattctccaATAGTAATATTGCCAGAAGAATGAATCGTTCCAAGAATAATCCGTCTAGTAAGCAGGCGGGCACAAAAACCAAGGATACTGTTGATCTGGCAAAACAAGCCTTGCTGCTGGGGGgggatgatcagctgacaggggcagacgatagcgacgagataaacaaacagacacatgcccagtctgtaaggttaaggttggtgaggaagacaaggctctaggctgtgaactatgtgaaatgtggcaccacataaagtgtgaggaggtcactgaggcagtgtataatttcctgagcagcaatcaagtaagtaagattcactggtattgtaccaaatgcgatattgttatgggaaattgttcaaacaagtaaccaacacatccaagagacaggataaagtagaaagacgtatggatgccctggaaactaaaaccactgaggcattagaggagatcaagagtgatgtcaagaatctgaaggaggaaat encodes:
- the LOC126994962 gene encoding uncharacterized protein LOC126994962 isoform X1 is translated as MVVSIAKGCKEEVCKVDMQTEVAFLDGNNSSVIIGKINRLEVTASNKGEHVYLPSLMVSLAPPLVVFQPPHQCIFHSSELVYNLTNPLKSSAEVQSLDGGRQV
- the LOC126994962 gene encoding uncharacterized protein LOC126994962 isoform X2: MVVSIAKGCKEEVCKVDMQTEVAFLDGNNSSVIIGKINRLEVTASNKGEHVYLPSLMVSLAPPLVVFQPPHQCIFHSSELVYNLTNPLKSSAESV